Proteins encoded by one window of Arachis hypogaea cultivar Tifrunner chromosome 1, arahy.Tifrunner.gnm2.J5K5, whole genome shotgun sequence:
- the LOC112791382 gene encoding peptidyl-prolyl cis-trans isomerase FKBP16-1, chloroplastic, giving the protein MALLTFLMLSPPRCMENANLKCAVPKGLENNSLRAITERRFSRRLVLHFLGINHVIYKASLAFAAPIMPEMKEPEVIRTLKLPSGVIIQDIVEGGGPEAHDGDLVEFNYVCRRSNGYFVYSTVDQFSGESKPVTLPLDENQMIVGLKEVLIGMRSNGKRRALIPPSMGYVNENLKPIPEEFGPRRSLFSHAQEPLVFEVQLLKILSPPSSTSSFN; this is encoded by the exons ATGGCACTTTTAACATTTCTCATGCTTTCACCTCCAAG gtGCATGGAGAATGCAAATCTCAAATGTGCTGTACCTAAAGGCTTAGAAAATAATAGTCTCAGAGCAATAACAGAGAGAAGATTTTCCAGAAGGCTAGTTCTGCATTTTCTGGGTATTAACCATGTGATTTATAAAGCTTCTCTTGCTTTTGCTGCACCAATTATGCCAGAAATGAAGGAACCTGAAGTTATAAG GACTTTGAAGCTGCCTAGTGGAGTCATAATTCAAG ATATAGTTGAAGGAGGAGGACCAGAGGCACATGATGGAGACTTGGTTGAATTCAATTATGTATGCAGGCGTTCAAATGGCTACTTTGTCTACAG TACGGTGGACCAATTTAGTGGAGAAAGTAAACCTGTCACACTTCCTTTGGATGAGAACCAG ATGATTGTGGGTTTAAAGGAGGTTCTTATTGGCATGAGATCTAATG GGAAGAGAAGGGCACTAATACCACCTTCCATGGGATATGTGAATGAGAACTTGAAACCAATACCAGAAGAG TTTGGCCCTCGACGCAGCCTTTTCTCTCATGCACAAGAGCCCTTGGTATTTGAAGTTCAGCTCTTGAAAATCTTGAGTCCACCATCATCAACATCTTCATTCAACTAA